The Budorcas taxicolor isolate Tak-1 chromosome 25, Takin1.1, whole genome shotgun sequence genome includes a region encoding these proteins:
- the PTPN5 gene encoding tyrosine-protein phosphatase non-receptor type 5, with protein sequence MARENHTADDSEGGALDMCCSERLPGVRQPVGMEALDQAEGPAASQREMPPPPPASPPLEPAQKPPPRGAGSHSLTARSSLCLLAASQFLLACGMLWLSGFGPIWTQNTTDVVSSALTFLERLGPAAWLGTGTWDIPSLLLVSLCVILVTTLVWLLLRTPPEPPSPLPPEDRRQSVSRQPSFTYSEWMEEKVEDDFLDLDPVPETPVFDCVMDIKLEADPTSLTVKAMGLQERRGSNVSLTLDMCTPGCNEEGFGYLMSPREESAREYLLSASRVLQAEELHEKALDPFLLQAEFFEIPMNFVDPKEYDIPGLVRKNRYKTILPNPHSRVCLTSPDPDDPLSSYINANYIRGYGGEEKVYIATQGPIVSTVGDFWRMVWQEHTPIIVMITNIEEMNEKCTEYWPEEQVVYDGVEITVRKVIHTEDYRLRLIALRSGTEERGLKHYWFTSWPDQKTPDRAPPLLHLVREVEEAAQQEGPRCAPIVVHCSAGIGRTGCFIATSICCQQLRHEGVVDILKTTCQLRQDRGGMIQTCEQYQFVHHVMSLYEKQLSRQSPE encoded by the exons GTGTCCGCCAGCCGGTAGGGATGGAGGCGCTGGACCAGGCCGAGGGGCCCGCGGCCTCACAGAGAGAGATGCCACCACCCCCACCTGCTTCTCCGCCCTTGGAGCCAGCTCAGAAGCCGCCACCTCGAGGCGCTGGGAGCCACTCCCTCACCGCCAGAAGCAGCCTGTGCCTGTTGGCTGCCTCCCAGTTCCTG CTCGCCTGTGGGATGCTCTGGCTCAGCGGCTTTGGCCCCATCTGGACACAGAACACCACAGACGTCGTCTCCTCTGCGCTCACGTTCCTGGAGCGGCTGGGACCCGCG GCCTGGCTGGGCACTGGGACCTGGGACATCCCCAGTCTGCTGCTGGTCTCTCTCTGTGTGATCCTCGTCACCACCCTG GTGTGGCTCCTCCTGAGGACTCCCCCAGAGCCACCCAGCCCGCTGCCCCCCGAGGACAGGCGCCAATCAGTAAGCCGTCAGCCTTCCTTCACCTACTCGGAGTGGATGGAGGAGAAAGTCGAGGATGACTTCCTGGATCTGGACCCCGTCCCCGAGACCCCTGTGTTTGACTGCGTGATGGACATCAAGCTGGAGGCTGACCCCACCTCCCTGACTGTCAAAGCCATGGGtctgcaggagag GAGGGGCTCCAATGTCTCCCTGACCCTGGACATGTGCACGCCGGGCTGCAACGAGGAAGGCTTCGGCTATCTCATGTCCCCCCGTGAGGAGTCAGCCCGAGAGTACCTACTCAGCGCCTCCCGCGTGCTCCAGGCCGAAGAGCTTCACGAGAAGGCCCTGGACCCCTTCCTGCTGCAGGCAGAATTCTTT GAAATCCCCATGAATTTTGTGGATCCGAAAGAATATGACATCCCTGGGCTGGTGCGGAAGAACCGATATAAAACCATCCTTCCCA ACCCTCACAGCAGAGTGTGTCTGACCTCACCAGACCCTGACGACCCTCTGAGTTCCTACATCAACGCCAACTACATTCGG GGCTATGGTGGGGAAGAGAAGGTGTACATCGCCACTCAGGGACCCATCGTCAGCACGGTCGGCGACTTCTGGCGTATGGTGTGGCAGGAGCACACGCCCATCATTGTCATGATCACCAACATCGAGGAGATGAACGAG AAGTGCACCGAGTATTGGCCGGAGGAGCAGGTGGTATACGATGGCGTGGAGATCACCGTGCGGAAAGTCATCCACACTGAGGATTACCGGCTTCGGCTCATTGCCCTCAGG AGCGGGACAGAAGAGCGAGGCCTGAAGCATTACTGGTTCACGTCCTGGCCCGACCAGAAGACCCCAGACCGCGCGCCCCCACTCCTGCACCTGGTGCGGGAGGTGGAGGAGGCGGCCCAGCAGGAGGGGCCCCGCTGCGCCCCCATCGTGGTGCACTGCAG CGCAGGGATTGGGAGGACCGGCTGCTTCATCGCCACCAGCATCTGCTGCCAGCAGCTGCGGCACGAGGGCGTGGTGGACATCCTGAAGACCACATGCCAGCTCCGTCAGGACAG GGGCGGTATGATCCAGACGTGCGAGCAGTACCAGTTCGTGCACCACGTCATGAGCCTCTACGAGAAGCAGCTGTCCCGCCAGTCCCCGGAGTGA